One part of the Mesomycoplasma conjunctivae genome encodes these proteins:
- the era gene encoding GTPase Era — protein MAKNCFVSIVGLPNSGKSSLLNTLLDFPVSIVSSKSQTTRDLINGIYNEDNLQIVFVDTPGFHKKINNLSNVLNKAVINSIEDIDVVLFLHPVNWKISNQSQQLVEKIANVKNKIAVLTKLDLIDDQQIIETKVAELKQLGFKKVFGYSTEFKVAKQDLLEEIKSYAYESDLFFEQEDITDQPARFFAKEIIRKQLLLNLKEEVPHQSAIVIERFSEANPKHIEIDAIIYVGRKSHLPIVVGKNGTMLGKIGTAARLELEELLQSKVVLKNKVKISPKWFDNKKTIKKMGYE, from the coding sequence TCTCAATTGTTAGCTCAAAATCACAGACTACCCGCGACTTAATCAATGGCATCTACAACGAAGATAATTTACAAATTGTCTTTGTCGACACCCCCGGTTTTCACAAAAAAATTAACAACTTGAGCAATGTTTTAAACAAAGCAGTCATTAACTCAATCGAAGACATCGATGTTGTACTTTTTTTGCACCCAGTTAACTGAAAAATTAGCAATCAAAGCCAACAACTTGTCGAAAAAATTGCCAATGTGAAAAACAAAATTGCCGTTTTAACGAAACTAGATTTGATTGATGATCAACAAATAATTGAAACAAAAGTAGCCGAGCTTAAACAACTAGGTTTTAAGAAGGTTTTTGGTTATTCTACCGAATTTAAAGTGGCAAAACAGGATCTCTTAGAAGAAATTAAAAGCTATGCATATGAAAGTGATCTCTTTTTTGAACAAGAAGATATTACCGATCAGCCAGCACGATTTTTTGCCAAAGAGATTATCAGAAAACAACTCTTATTAAATCTAAAAGAGGAGGTACCTCATCAAAGTGCCATAGTTATTGAACGCTTTAGTGAGGCTAATCCTAAACATATCGAAATTGATGCAATTATCTACGTTGGTCGTAAGTCGCACTTACCAATTGTAGTTGGTAAAAATGGCACAATGCTTGGTAAAATTGGCACTGCTGCTCGTCTAGAATTAGAAGAATTACTACAAAGTAAAGTTGTTCTAAAAAATAAAGTAAAAATTAGTCCTAAGTGATTTGATAACAAAAAAACTATTAAAAAAATGGGTTATGAATAA